One stretch of Penaeus vannamei isolate JL-2024 chromosome 7, ASM4276789v1, whole genome shotgun sequence DNA includes these proteins:
- the Tim10 gene encoding mitochondrial import inner membrane translocase subunit Tim10, translated as MAGLPSLNDDQMKLVQDLEIEMMSDMYTRMTNSCHKKCIPTKYKDSEIAKGEAVCIDRCVAKYWEIHERVGKKLQNMSTQDEEALKKMAAQQGLVK; from the exons ATGGCTGGTCTACCATCTCTGAATGATGACCAGATGAAGCTGGTCCAAGACCTAGAGATAGAAATGATGTCTGACATGTACACGAGAATGACAAACTCGTGTCATAAAAAATGCATTCCAACGAAGTACAAGGATTCTGAAATAGCAAAGGGAGAAGCTGTGTGTATTGACAG ATGCGTGGCAAAATACTGGGAAATCCATGAACGAGTGGGTAAAAAGCTCCAGAACATGTCAACTCAAGACGAAGAGGCTTTGAAAAAGATGGCGGCACAACAGGGTCTTGTAAAATAA